From Pseudomonas vanderleydeniana, the proteins below share one genomic window:
- a CDS encoding phage holin family protein: MTSEQQALIEMPIWMVIVLSLVGGVSGEAWRADKAGMRGWPLMRRLALRSGACVVCGLSTMMLLNAAGVSILAAGSIGCITAMAGADVAIGLYERWAAKRLGLTQQPPANGEAGQ; the protein is encoded by the coding sequence ATGACGAGCGAGCAGCAAGCGTTGATTGAAATGCCGATCTGGATGGTGATTGTACTGTCGCTGGTCGGTGGGGTTTCGGGGGAGGCATGGCGGGCCGACAAGGCCGGCATGCGCGGGTGGCCGCTGATGCGGCGCCTCGCACTTCGCTCCGGTGCCTGCGTAGTCTGCGGGTTGTCGACCATGATGCTGTTGAACGCCGCCGGGGTTTCGATCCTGGCGGCGGGCAGCATTGGGTGCATCACCGCGATGGCCGGCGCCGATGTGGCGATCGGGTTGTACGAACGCTGGGCGGCAAAGCGGCTGGGCCTGACCCAGCAGCCCCCGGCAAATGGCGAGGCGGGTCAGTGA
- a CDS encoding DUF1883 domain-containing protein, whose protein sequence is MNFLHTREHLEQGDIVVVECSHQCNVRLTTDTNFAKFKRGGAHEYFGGFYKVLPAQIAAPHTGYWNITIDLGGGSANIRHSISIIRNS, encoded by the coding sequence ATGAATTTTTTGCACACACGGGAACATTTGGAACAAGGCGACATCGTGGTGGTTGAATGCTCACACCAATGCAATGTGCGCTTAACAACCGATACCAATTTTGCGAAGTTCAAAAGAGGTGGTGCCCATGAATACTTCGGTGGCTTCTACAAGGTGCTGCCTGCTCAGATTGCAGCACCTCACACCGGTTACTGGAACATCACCATCGATCTAGGTGGTGGCAGCGCAAACATCCGCCACTCGATCAGTATCATCAGAAACAGCTGA
- a CDS encoding terminase small subunit, with product MGKTVSKLELGEIIGRDERTLSRWQKDGMPVNEFGLGRGNENQYDTQAVIEWLMRQAALNGKKESTRDRLDRLRGDREELALAKDLGEVVVEAEMVERFEAVITAAKIELLNTFPDELAATLSATYGVAVDDQLIRTPIESILRRLSKYDEDDDLADDSDEPDDEECSEEDGE from the coding sequence ATGGGCAAGACAGTCAGCAAGCTCGAACTCGGCGAGATCATCGGCCGGGACGAGCGCACATTGAGCCGGTGGCAGAAGGATGGAATGCCGGTGAACGAGTTCGGCCTGGGACGCGGCAACGAAAACCAGTACGACACCCAGGCGGTGATCGAGTGGCTGATGCGGCAGGCTGCACTGAACGGCAAAAAGGAGTCCACTCGGGACCGACTAGACAGGCTGCGCGGCGACCGCGAAGAGCTGGCGCTGGCCAAGGATCTCGGCGAGGTGGTGGTTGAGGCTGAGATGGTCGAGCGCTTCGAGGCGGTGATCACGGCGGCCAAGATCGAGCTGTTGAACACCTTTCCCGATGAGCTGGCGGCAACGCTGTCGGCGACCTACGGCGTGGCGGTAGATGACCAACTGATCCGGACGCCCATCGAATCAATACTGAGGAGGTTGTCCAAGTATGACGAGGACGACGATCTCGCTGACGATTCTGACGAGCCGGACGACGAGGAGTGCTCTGAGGAAGACGGCGAATAA
- a CDS encoding S49 family peptidase gives MPRALELAASQPWLMLPDALDNLLTISDRMGDPMALATKRGERLEDTRKVTMRNGVAVVPVVGPIFRYANLFTEISGATSTQVLATDIQRALDDPKVRSIVLNIDSPGGVASGINELAEMIYAGRSRKRIVAYIGGIGASAAYWIASAANEIVIDEASLAGSIGVVVEAVVENDGASGRKRYSIVSRNAPNKRPDLSTEEGRAKLGETIDALGDVFVAKVARNLGADPEKVPEMGDHGGLRVGADAVKHGLAHRTGSLESLITELAKPAINSPRIHTMTTVNSTAELRTALAAGTDPNTIEIAQASQPDVSAIRTEAAVAERTRIKGINALASKGFEKEIEAAIDDGSSVEATALVLFKAAQDRGISLSAIKNDAQGVTGTTPNADGKAGERKAAVSSIVAGAAGKNRR, from the coding sequence ATGCCGCGAGCACTTGAGCTGGCTGCCTCGCAGCCCTGGCTGATGCTGCCCGACGCGCTGGACAACCTGTTGACCATCTCTGATCGCATGGGCGATCCGATGGCGCTGGCGACCAAGCGTGGCGAGCGGCTGGAAGACACCCGCAAGGTCACGATGCGCAATGGCGTAGCCGTGGTGCCGGTTGTTGGCCCGATCTTCCGCTACGCCAATCTGTTTACCGAGATCAGTGGTGCGACCAGCACCCAGGTCCTGGCAACCGACATCCAGCGAGCCCTGGATGATCCGAAGGTGCGCTCCATCGTACTTAACATCGACAGTCCGGGCGGTGTCGCATCGGGCATCAATGAGCTGGCGGAGATGATCTACGCCGGTCGATCCCGCAAACGCATCGTCGCCTACATCGGTGGCATTGGGGCCAGTGCCGCTTACTGGATCGCCTCGGCAGCCAATGAAATCGTCATCGACGAAGCCAGCCTGGCGGGGAGCATCGGGGTTGTTGTGGAGGCGGTGGTCGAGAACGACGGCGCGAGCGGTCGAAAGCGCTATTCGATCGTCAGCCGCAATGCCCCAAACAAGCGGCCTGACCTCTCCACGGAGGAGGGGCGCGCCAAGCTGGGCGAGACGATCGACGCCCTGGGCGATGTCTTCGTGGCCAAGGTCGCCCGCAACCTGGGGGCTGACCCCGAGAAAGTCCCCGAGATGGGGGACCACGGCGGTCTTCGTGTCGGTGCCGATGCCGTCAAGCACGGTCTGGCCCACCGCACGGGCTCGCTGGAATCCCTGATCACCGAACTGGCCAAGCCGGCCATCAACTCACCAAGGATACACACCATGACCACCGTCAATAGCACGGCAGAACTGCGTACCGCTCTGGCAGCCGGTACTGACCCCAACACCATCGAGATCGCCCAGGCCAGCCAGCCGGATGTCAGCGCGATCCGTACTGAAGCGGCAGTGGCTGAGCGCACCCGTATCAAGGGCATCAACGCGCTGGCCAGCAAGGGCTTCGAGAAGGAGATCGAGGCGGCGATCGACGACGGCAGCTCGGTCGAAGCCACGGCCCTGGTGCTGTTCAAGGCTGCCCAGGATCGCGGCATCTCGTTGAGCGCGATCAAGAACGACGCCCAAGGCGTCACCGGAACCACCCCGAACGCTGACGGCAAAGCGGGCGAACGCAAGGCCGCTGTCAGCTCCATTGTTGCTGGTGCTGCCGGCAAGAACCGCCGTTGA
- a CDS encoding TraR/DksA C4-type zinc finger protein, which produces MVDIADFANDLVQEGLDRALADRRAKAPVVAAHSFMFCECCDDPIPEARRLAIRGCTFCVICQGVNELNEARHAR; this is translated from the coding sequence GTGGTTGACATTGCTGACTTCGCAAACGATCTGGTGCAAGAGGGGCTGGATCGTGCGCTTGCCGATCGCCGCGCTAAGGCGCCCGTTGTCGCGGCGCATTCCTTCATGTTCTGTGAGTGCTGCGACGATCCGATTCCTGAGGCCCGTCGCCTTGCTATTCGTGGTTGCACCTTCTGCGTGATCTGCCAGGGCGTCAACGAGCTGAATGAGGCCCGCCATGCTCGATGA
- a CDS encoding phage terminase large subunit family protein: MSIIEWAAKYRWLSPEESASPGKYRFDKTPHLVWPGGPLEALDDPNVIEIVGRKSAQVAWTSGVLGNAIGKWIDLDPSPILILFPKAEAAKQYVAEKLEPMIEATRRLSKKVDLRSRKLQQRQDFKRFPGGFLKMVGSNSPSSVKSTPVPRVAIEEPDDCNLNLRGQGDSIKLAKERLKTFRRSKIIIGGTPTIKGLSAIDAELELSDKRIGLVPCHGCGQSHALSFDHLHCDEDESYHHEIYGKRRPETAYYACPHCGEVWDDHQKNANLKRGRWEATAEFRGIAGYILNELYATFHGSRFEVLMEKKLQAEHAMSLGNIGPMIAFTNSSKGESYEYKSNAPKTDELEKRAEPYAELTAPKGVLLVTVGVDVQGDRLALVIVGWGRGEESWRLYWGELDGNPKDVNDPVWSELDRIISTPISTEGGAQLAVSAVSIDSSDGNTSDAVYTYVRDRQRFNIMAIKGASIDSRDREIFTKPAQSIDTTQDNTKAAKYGLRVFIVGTHKAKTLIDGRIRLKGNGPGRMHWYSEIRADYYEQLTNEVLAPHPRQPSKMVWQKKAGRRNEALDCEVYALHAARSLKTHLLRDNEWDQLEQQQLQPTLFTTEQAVAPVPRRVVARGRGTRSRVG; the protein is encoded by the coding sequence ATGAGCATTATCGAGTGGGCGGCCAAGTACCGCTGGCTCTCGCCGGAGGAGTCGGCCAGCCCCGGCAAGTACCGTTTCGACAAGACCCCGCACCTGGTGTGGCCAGGTGGGCCGCTTGAGGCGCTGGACGATCCGAACGTGATCGAGATTGTTGGTCGCAAATCCGCCCAGGTGGCCTGGACCTCTGGTGTGCTGGGTAACGCGATCGGCAAGTGGATCGACTTGGATCCTTCGCCGATCCTGATCCTGTTCCCCAAGGCCGAAGCGGCCAAACAGTACGTCGCGGAAAAGTTGGAGCCCATGATCGAGGCGACCCGTCGTCTGAGCAAGAAGGTCGACCTGCGTAGCCGCAAGCTGCAGCAACGGCAGGACTTCAAGCGGTTTCCCGGTGGGTTCCTCAAGATGGTCGGGTCAAACAGCCCGTCCAGTGTGAAGTCGACCCCAGTGCCTCGGGTCGCGATCGAGGAGCCCGATGACTGCAACCTGAACCTGCGGGGGCAGGGCGACAGCATCAAGCTGGCGAAGGAGCGTCTCAAGACGTTCCGGCGGTCGAAAATCATCATCGGTGGCACGCCGACCATCAAGGGCCTGTCCGCGATCGACGCGGAGCTGGAGCTGTCGGACAAACGCATTGGCTTGGTCCCTTGCCACGGTTGCGGTCAGTCGCACGCGTTGAGCTTCGACCACCTGCACTGCGACGAGGACGAGAGCTACCACCACGAGATCTACGGTAAGCGCCGCCCGGAAACGGCGTACTACGCCTGTCCACACTGCGGCGAGGTGTGGGATGACCACCAGAAAAACGCCAACCTCAAGCGTGGACGCTGGGAGGCCACTGCCGAGTTTCGCGGCATCGCCGGGTACATCCTTAACGAGCTGTACGCCACGTTCCACGGCTCGCGTTTCGAAGTGCTGATGGAGAAGAAGCTGCAGGCCGAGCACGCCATGTCGCTGGGCAACATTGGTCCCATGATCGCCTTCACCAACAGCTCCAAGGGTGAGAGCTATGAGTACAAGAGCAACGCGCCCAAGACCGACGAGCTGGAGAAACGGGCCGAACCCTACGCCGAGCTGACTGCTCCGAAGGGGGTGCTGCTGGTCACGGTCGGTGTCGACGTTCAGGGCGATCGCCTGGCGCTGGTCATCGTAGGTTGGGGGCGGGGGGAGGAATCGTGGCGCCTCTACTGGGGCGAGCTGGACGGCAACCCCAAGGACGTCAACGACCCGGTGTGGTCGGAGCTGGACAGGATCATCTCCACGCCGATCTCGACTGAGGGCGGTGCACAGCTCGCCGTCTCGGCGGTCAGCATCGACAGCTCGGACGGTAACACCAGCGATGCGGTGTACACCTACGTTCGGGATCGCCAGCGCTTCAACATCATGGCGATCAAGGGCGCCTCGATCGACAGTCGGGATCGGGAGATCTTCACCAAGCCGGCCCAGTCGATCGACACCACCCAGGACAACACCAAGGCAGCCAAATACGGGCTTCGGGTGTTCATCGTCGGCACGCACAAGGCCAAGACGTTGATCGACGGCCGGATCCGGCTGAAGGGTAACGGACCTGGTCGCATGCACTGGTACAGCGAGATCCGCGCGGACTACTACGAGCAACTGACCAACGAGGTCCTGGCCCCGCACCCCCGTCAACCCAGCAAGATGGTCTGGCAGAAGAAGGCCGGCCGGCGCAACGAGGCGCTGGACTGTGAGGTGTATGCCCTGCACGCGGCCCGCAGCCTGAAGACCCACCTGTTGCGCGACAACGAGTGGGACCAACTGGAGCAGCAACAGCTCCAGCCAACCCTTTTCACTACCGAGCAGGCGGTGGCGCCAGTTCCCCGTCGCGTAGTCGCTCGCGGCAGGGGCACCCGGAGCCGCGTCGGCTAA
- a CDS encoding PA0613 family protein, whose amino-acid sequence MIKRIDEMLKLWAEDLHSPHEGGSELGGGNMIAMLMECKGELIRGTRGSRVLLDESADIELIVNKHLPAPLSVLVREHYCNHDSFLSQKMLYCGCSAPTYYRRLHEAHVLIGGMLMGKAA is encoded by the coding sequence TTGATTAAGCGAATCGACGAAATGCTCAAACTGTGGGCTGAGGATCTGCACAGCCCGCACGAGGGTGGTTCGGAGCTGGGGGGCGGCAACATGATCGCCATGCTGATGGAGTGCAAAGGCGAGCTGATACGGGGGACTCGTGGCAGTCGGGTGCTACTGGACGAGTCGGCGGATATCGAACTAATCGTGAACAAGCATCTGCCTGCGCCACTGTCGGTTCTTGTCCGGGAGCATTACTGCAACCACGACAGCTTCTTGTCACAGAAGATGTTGTATTGCGGGTGCAGTGCTCCAACCTACTACCGCCGGTTGCACGAAGCGCATGTGCTGATCGGCGGCATGCTGATGGGAAAGGCTGCGTGA
- a CDS encoding phage portal protein yields the protein MWPFRKRDGAAEQLMQEAIRVARASVDGQQIVAQGGGGGVETRWRGASRMLRSMASWIPGLGSPRRDFNRGERRMLVARSRDAMRNHLVARAAITRLRTNVVGTGLVCRAQVDHGALGLTEEQADDLNGRLDRLWSLYADDPRECDAEATLNHYQLQALVLVSSLVGGDVLVATPDKERPGCIFSTRLQLIESDRVGNPNNGLDQTNLVDGVEFDDLGAPVAYHVCTGYPGEHLAGKPLVWERLSAFGAHTGRRRVLHVLSDKERPGQKRGAPYLAPVLEPLQKLERYSSAELMAAVISAMFTVFIKKGSEFQSGNLPMTALSDEQPGGDDTSDGELSLGEGAVVDLGVGEEPVVANPGRPNAQFDPFFTAVVKEIGAALELPMEELLLHYSSSYSAARAAMLQAWRFYSLRRWWLACDFCQPSRELLIDEAVARGMIDLPGYSDPAKRKAYCQAIWIGPARGAIDELKEANAAGKRIEIGVSNETLETAAMTGEPWQQVFRQRVREVELRRANNLQPLPKGGLENPPDPTPQEE from the coding sequence ATGTGGCCATTCAGAAAGCGGGACGGCGCTGCTGAGCAGTTGATGCAGGAAGCGATCCGGGTGGCCAGGGCATCAGTCGACGGCCAGCAGATCGTCGCCCAGGGTGGTGGTGGCGGCGTCGAAACCCGCTGGCGCGGCGCCTCGCGGATGCTGAGGAGCATGGCCAGCTGGATCCCTGGGCTCGGTAGCCCGCGTCGTGACTTCAACCGGGGCGAGCGCCGGATGCTGGTGGCGCGGTCGCGTGATGCGATGCGCAACCACCTGGTGGCTCGGGCGGCTATCACCCGATTGCGCACCAACGTAGTGGGCACCGGCCTGGTTTGTCGGGCTCAGGTCGACCATGGCGCGCTGGGCCTGACGGAGGAACAGGCCGATGACCTCAACGGTCGGCTCGACCGCCTGTGGTCGTTGTACGCGGACGACCCGCGAGAGTGTGATGCCGAAGCCACGCTCAACCACTATCAACTGCAGGCGCTGGTCCTGGTGTCGTCACTCGTTGGCGGCGACGTGTTGGTGGCCACTCCGGACAAGGAGCGGCCGGGCTGCATCTTCAGCACCCGGCTGCAACTGATCGAGTCCGACCGGGTCGGCAATCCAAACAACGGCCTTGATCAGACGAACCTGGTGGACGGCGTCGAGTTCGACGACCTGGGCGCTCCGGTGGCGTACCACGTTTGCACTGGCTACCCCGGTGAGCATCTCGCCGGCAAGCCGCTGGTCTGGGAGCGGCTGAGCGCCTTCGGTGCCCACACCGGTCGCCGCCGGGTGCTGCATGTGCTGTCTGATAAGGAACGGCCCGGCCAGAAACGTGGGGCTCCCTACTTGGCCCCGGTGCTGGAGCCCCTGCAGAAGTTGGAGCGCTACAGCAGCGCCGAGCTGATGGCGGCGGTGATCTCGGCCATGTTCACCGTGTTCATCAAAAAGGGCTCGGAGTTCCAGAGCGGGAACCTCCCGATGACTGCGCTGAGCGATGAGCAACCCGGCGGCGATGACACCTCCGATGGCGAACTGAGCCTGGGCGAGGGCGCTGTGGTCGACCTGGGCGTCGGTGAGGAGCCGGTGGTGGCCAACCCAGGCCGGCCCAACGCTCAGTTCGACCCGTTCTTCACTGCCGTGGTGAAGGAGATCGGCGCCGCGCTGGAGCTGCCGATGGAGGAGCTGCTGTTGCACTACAGCAGCAGCTACAGCGCCGCCCGTGCAGCGATGCTGCAGGCATGGCGGTTCTACAGCCTACGCCGCTGGTGGCTGGCGTGTGACTTCTGCCAGCCCAGTCGCGAGCTGCTGATTGATGAGGCGGTGGCCAGGGGGATGATCGACCTACCTGGTTACTCCGATCCGGCCAAGCGCAAGGCCTACTGCCAGGCCATCTGGATTGGCCCGGCTCGTGGCGCGATTGACGAACTGAAGGAAGCCAACGCCGCCGGCAAGCGCATCGAGATCGGTGTCAGCAATGAAACGCTGGAAACGGCGGCGATGACTGGCGAACCCTGGCAGCAGGTGTTCCGTCAGCGCGTGCGTGAAGTCGAGCTGCGTCGGGCCAACAACCTGCAGCCGTTGCCCAAGGGCGGGCTTGAAAACCCGCCAGATCCTACCCCCCAAGAGGAATAA
- a CDS encoding head decoration protein: protein MSNPERKSYIPSQLAAGDFPVVMEAVVIATGQQLKRGSVLGQVTASKEYVLSKTAAQDGSQTPSVILDQDVDTTDGARSAPVRLTGQVLGSQLVLGEGLSLAILKVALRPFSLFIR from the coding sequence ATGAGCAACCCCGAACGCAAATCCTACATCCCGAGCCAGCTCGCGGCAGGTGACTTTCCTGTCGTGATGGAGGCGGTTGTCATCGCTACCGGCCAGCAGCTCAAGCGCGGTTCGGTACTCGGTCAGGTCACGGCCTCCAAGGAGTACGTGCTGTCCAAGACCGCTGCCCAGGACGGGTCGCAGACGCCGTCCGTCATCCTTGATCAGGACGTCGACACCACCGATGGGGCCCGAAGCGCTCCGGTGCGCCTGACCGGCCAGGTGCTGGGCAGCCAACTGGTCCTCGGCGAGGGGCTTTCCCTTGCCATCTTGAAGGTCGCTCTGCGGCCTTTCAGCCTCTTCATTCGTTGA
- a CDS encoding VapE domain-containing protein: MLDEVLNQFSDYGLEPAQPLVFGKLTRCKSGTDKGTEKNGWYVVHEHRTEKGETLIFGSFGDWRSGETQKIKVKAGKMSAEDREVLRARQEDAKRRAAEVAENRARSAARRATGMFNRMPEKGRSAYLDRKQIVGFRVRYAPRSGAVLVPMCNARDQVVGLQVIYPEKQESTGRDKSYWPAGMSKDGAFHLIGPDPNPGEPILVCEGYATGASLHMATSLTVAIAFDAGNLVAVCKAMRERRPGRPIIICRDDDWKTKRPNGEPWNPGEEKATNAATVVGGQVVPPVFSGDREDKWTDFNDLHCAEGLDAVRRQVLAVVRPPAAGGWKDQLARTETGMLIAHMQNVELILGNDERWAGVIGFSSFSSKIVKLRAAPYGGGTGDWADIDDMLVMKWLAQQYNLRVKASSVIEAVSVVAHDHKFHPVRDYLNKLEWDRVPRLSTWLTDIMGVAPTDYSSKVGKRWMISAVGRVMKPGCKADSVMILEGAQGAGKSTAMSVLGGEWFMDTPFALGDKDGFQAIRGKWIVELGELDSFNKAESTKAKQFFSASTDTYRESYGRRTMDVPRQCVFVGTTNQDEYLKDATGNRRYWPVACTKVDLDQLREVRDQLWAEAMYCYMAGDVWWVNRDESPLFAEAQEERFVVDEWEGPILKWLEESQIGETTTGSEVLTSALKLDYGHWSKPEQIRVGAIMHRLGWRRVRLPPLVKSGQRPWAYKKPVGWGVASALQREAFEEPCFD, translated from the coding sequence ATGCTCGATGAAGTTCTGAACCAGTTCAGCGACTACGGTCTGGAGCCCGCGCAGCCTTTGGTGTTCGGCAAACTGACCCGCTGCAAGTCGGGTACTGATAAGGGCACTGAAAAGAATGGCTGGTACGTGGTGCATGAGCATCGCACGGAGAAGGGCGAGACGCTGATCTTCGGCAGCTTTGGTGACTGGCGCTCGGGTGAGACGCAGAAGATCAAGGTCAAGGCCGGCAAGATGAGCGCCGAGGACCGGGAAGTCCTGCGTGCGCGGCAGGAGGATGCCAAGCGTAGGGCTGCTGAGGTTGCAGAAAACCGGGCTCGTAGTGCTGCTCGCCGGGCTACGGGCATGTTCAATCGCATGCCGGAGAAAGGACGCAGCGCGTACCTCGATCGCAAGCAGATTGTGGGTTTTCGGGTTCGCTATGCCCCTCGGTCAGGCGCGGTGCTTGTGCCGATGTGCAACGCCCGCGACCAGGTCGTCGGTCTGCAAGTGATCTACCCGGAAAAGCAGGAAAGCACTGGGCGGGATAAATCTTACTGGCCGGCCGGCATGTCAAAGGACGGGGCTTTTCACCTTATAGGTCCGGACCCAAACCCGGGCGAGCCGATACTGGTGTGTGAGGGCTATGCGACCGGCGCCTCACTGCACATGGCAACTTCATTGACAGTCGCCATTGCCTTTGATGCGGGTAACCTCGTGGCTGTTTGCAAGGCTATGCGTGAGCGCAGGCCAGGCCGCCCAATCATCATTTGTCGCGATGACGACTGGAAGACCAAACGCCCGAATGGCGAGCCCTGGAACCCCGGCGAGGAGAAGGCTACAAACGCCGCCACGGTTGTCGGTGGTCAGGTGGTGCCTCCGGTGTTCTCCGGCGATCGCGAGGACAAGTGGACCGACTTCAACGATCTGCACTGCGCCGAGGGATTGGACGCTGTCCGCCGCCAGGTGCTGGCGGTCGTTCGTCCACCAGCAGCTGGTGGCTGGAAGGACCAACTGGCCAGGACCGAGACCGGCATGCTGATCGCTCATATGCAGAACGTCGAACTGATCCTCGGCAACGATGAGCGCTGGGCCGGCGTAATCGGCTTCAGCTCGTTCAGTTCGAAGATCGTGAAGCTGAGGGCGGCTCCTTACGGTGGTGGTACCGGCGACTGGGCGGACATCGACGACATGCTGGTGATGAAGTGGCTCGCGCAGCAGTACAACCTGCGTGTGAAAGCCAGCAGCGTGATCGAGGCTGTCAGCGTCGTTGCCCATGACCACAAGTTCCACCCTGTCCGTGACTACCTGAACAAACTGGAATGGGACCGTGTGCCACGTCTCAGCACATGGTTGACCGACATCATGGGTGTAGCGCCGACGGACTACAGCTCCAAGGTCGGTAAACGCTGGATGATCTCGGCGGTCGGCCGCGTCATGAAGCCCGGCTGCAAGGCCGACTCAGTGATGATCCTCGAAGGCGCGCAGGGCGCCGGTAAGTCGACAGCAATGTCGGTACTTGGCGGCGAGTGGTTCATGGATACCCCATTCGCCCTCGGCGACAAGGACGGCTTCCAGGCGATCCGTGGCAAGTGGATCGTCGAGCTGGGTGAGCTGGACAGCTTCAACAAGGCCGAATCGACCAAGGCCAAGCAGTTCTTCTCGGCCTCGACCGACACCTACCGCGAGAGCTATGGCCGCAGAACAATGGACGTGCCACGCCAGTGTGTTTTCGTGGGTACGACCAACCAAGACGAGTATCTCAAGGACGCTACCGGCAACCGGCGCTATTGGCCGGTGGCATGTACCAAGGTCGATCTTGATCAGTTACGGGAGGTCCGCGACCAACTGTGGGCCGAGGCAATGTATTGCTACATGGCCGGCGACGTCTGGTGGGTCAACCGTGACGAGTCCCCGTTGTTCGCGGAAGCCCAGGAAGAGCGGTTCGTGGTCGATGAGTGGGAGGGGCCAATTCTGAAATGGCTCGAGGAGTCGCAGATCGGTGAGACCACCACAGGCAGCGAGGTCTTAACCAGCGCGCTGAAACTGGACTACGGGCACTGGAGCAAGCCGGAGCAGATAAGGGTCGGGGCAATCATGCACCGGCTGGGTTGGCGGCGGGTGCGCTTGCCTCCATTGGTCAAAAGCGGCCAGCGGCCTTGGGCTTACAAAAAACCGGTCGGCTGGGGCGTTGCGTCGGCGTTGCAACGGGAAGCGTTCGAGGAGCCTTGCTTTGATTAA
- a CDS encoding major capsid protein, which translates to MTDIFDTLTMLEAVEQMTLPRRFLMNTFFNAANPETFGTEAVTIDIIKGQRKMAPFVHPSLPGSVSLRKGMESATYKPPYIQPKRPTRAEQILKRAAGDNPFSARSPAERAGEMLGRDLVDLDEEITRSEEWMCAQALTTGRVRVVGEGVDDTIDFLMEDSHKVTLASGRWNTSGSDPIANLRQWRRLIAKDSGRSANVAVFSGEAQDAFQGNELVMKQLNTRRVDMGMIKPEELPDGVTYLGYLNDPGLDIYTYDEWVVPEDGQAQPIIPAGGLILGSTSTRNAMLYAAIQDIEAIESGLVEAARFPKSWVTQEPSVRWLKLQAAPLAALLEPNAFLYAKVV; encoded by the coding sequence ATGACTGACATTTTCGACACCCTGACCATGCTGGAAGCCGTCGAGCAGATGACGCTGCCGCGCCGCTTCCTCATGAACACCTTTTTCAACGCGGCGAACCCCGAGACCTTTGGCACCGAGGCGGTGACCATCGACATCATCAAGGGCCAGCGCAAAATGGCGCCGTTCGTTCACCCGAGCCTTCCCGGTAGCGTTTCGCTGCGCAAGGGTATGGAGAGCGCGACCTACAAGCCTCCCTATATCCAGCCCAAGCGGCCGACCCGAGCAGAGCAGATTCTGAAGCGTGCGGCGGGTGATAACCCGTTCTCGGCACGTAGTCCTGCCGAGCGTGCAGGTGAGATGCTCGGTCGCGACCTGGTGGATCTCGACGAAGAGATCACCCGCAGCGAGGAGTGGATGTGTGCCCAGGCGCTCACCACCGGCCGCGTCCGTGTGGTCGGTGAGGGTGTGGATGACACTATCGACTTCCTCATGGAGGACAGCCACAAGGTGACCCTGGCCAGCGGTCGCTGGAACACCTCCGGCTCTGACCCCATTGCCAACCTGCGGCAGTGGCGGCGCCTGATTGCCAAGGACAGTGGCCGCTCGGCCAACGTCGCGGTGTTCAGTGGTGAGGCGCAGGACGCATTCCAAGGCAACGAGCTGGTGATGAAGCAACTCAACACCCGCCGTGTGGACATGGGGATGATCAAGCCGGAGGAGCTTCCTGATGGGGTCACTTACCTCGGCTACCTGAACGATCCGGGCCTCGACATCTACACCTACGACGAGTGGGTGGTGCCCGAGGACGGTCAGGCTCAGCCGATCATTCCGGCGGGGGGGCTGATCCTCGGTTCCACTTCCACGCGCAACGCCATGCTGTACGCCGCGATTCAGGACATCGAGGCCATCGAGAGCGGCCTGGTGGAAGCGGCCCGCTTTCCGAAGAGCTGGGTCACCCAAGAGCCGAGCGTGCGTTGGCTGAAGCTGCAAGCAGCTCCTCTGGCCGCCCTGCTCGAACCGAACGCTTTCCTCTATGCAAAGGTGGTGTGA
- a CDS encoding phage regulatory CII family protein, with product MSRIALHSVDRAKREVLPLDLALYHAVRDYPGGAAAIAATTGRNATTLQHKLSPTHPSHSVNIQEFGEILELTKDRRILDAVHSLVGDTMWQDLSDTYTGDMPETLTTGIATYFRHVADLADTWAKSIGDGVVSDQELAEIRLQVFRGIQNLLGLFNRASYVNQTTRGVTRG from the coding sequence ATGAGCCGTATTGCTCTGCACAGCGTTGATCGGGCGAAGCGGGAAGTCCTGCCGCTCGACCTCGCGCTTTACCATGCTGTCCGTGACTACCCGGGCGGCGCCGCCGCTATCGCTGCCACTACCGGCCGCAACGCGACAACCCTGCAGCACAAGCTGTCCCCGACCCACCCAAGCCACTCCGTGAACATCCAGGAGTTTGGCGAGATCCTCGAGCTGACCAAAGATCGCCGCATTCTCGATGCGGTGCATTCGTTGGTCGGCGACACCATGTGGCAAGACCTTTCCGATACGTACACGGGTGATATGCCGGAGACGTTGACCACCGGCATTGCTACCTACTTCCGTCATGTCGCCGATCTCGCCGACACCTGGGCCAAGAGCATTGGCGATGGTGTGGTCAGCGATCAGGAACTGGCCGAGATCCGCCTACAGGTGTTTCGCGGTATTCAGAACCTGCTCGGGCTTTTCAACCGTGCCTCTTACGTGAACCAGACGACGCGTGGGGTGACCCGTGGTTGA